The DNA region TAAGCGATGAAAGATGAACTTTTTAAGCAAAATCCTAAAAAGCAATTTGAATTTGATGCAAGTGTGGCGAGCGTTTTTGACGATATGATAGAGCGTTCTGTGCCTTTTTATAAGGAAAATCTGGAGCTTGGTGTAAAAATTTTAAGCAAATTTTTAAAAAAAGAGGCGAGGCTTTGTGATTTGGGCTGTTCGAGTGCGAATTTTTTACTGAAATTTTTTGAGTTAAGAAAAGATGTAGAGCTAAGTGGCGTAGATAATTCTAAGGCTATGATAGAACTTGCTAGGCATAAGGCTAAGGCTTTTGGGGCGGAGATAAAATTTTATGAGCAAAGTTTGGATTTGTGGGAATTTGAGGAAAATGATGCCTTTGTGGCAAATTACACATTACAATTTATTAGACCGCCTAAAAGAGAGGATTTGTTGCGTCAAATTTATGTGAATTTAAAAGAAAATGGCGTGTTTTTAATGAGTGAGAAAATCCTTTACGAAGAGCCATTTTTAGCTAAAAATATGATAGAAATTTATGCAGAATATAAGCAAACGCAGGGTTATTCTCTCTTTGAAATCGCGGCAAAAAGGGAGGCTTTGGAAAATGTCCTTGTGCCTTACACAGAAAAAGAAAATATAGCCTTACTTGAAAAGGTGGGCTTTAAAAGGGTGCAAAGTATCTTTAAATGGGCGAATTTTGAGACTTTTTTAGCTTTCAAATAAGCTTTTATTCCAGCTTTTAATTTCCTCAAGCCACCTTAAATCCAGCCTTTTCTTAGGTAAAATCACCGCATTTTCCTTACCATTTGTCGCGTGATAAACGCTTACGCCGTATTTGTTGGC from Campylobacter upsaliensis includes:
- the cmoA gene encoding carboxy-S-adenosyl-L-methionine synthase CmoA — its product is MKDELFKQNPKKQFEFDASVASVFDDMIERSVPFYKENLELGVKILSKFLKKEARLCDLGCSSANFLLKFFELRKDVELSGVDNSKAMIELARHKAKAFGAEIKFYEQSLDLWEFEENDAFVANYTLQFIRPPKREDLLRQIYVNLKENGVFLMSEKILYEEPFLAKNMIEIYAEYKQTQGYSLFEIAAKREALENVLVPYTEKENIALLEKVGFKRVQSIFKWANFETFLAFK